In the genome of Chiloscyllium plagiosum isolate BGI_BamShark_2017 chromosome 22, ASM401019v2, whole genome shotgun sequence, one region contains:
- the nrbf2b gene encoding nuclear receptor-binding factor 2b isoform X1 yields MDVMESPLNLAHQQSRKAERMLAAGRYAEAIECHGKAADHLEKAMKLTESEQALLSLELQRDSHIKHQRLIRERWKKDEKLRAQIKPAVAVNRETDPQLPLKAFSDESDGQKTLPTCAEMSSLNQEGYLKQIRNSYDREPDTLLFLLEKKHVPSKIFAVNKAPKDDKTRIEEQEMKISELKRLVDLLTAENERLKKENKLLKAENARLKKSPLEKELDLDSDFVKSELWCISQPSDNATNAGKAKDIPIPNLPPLEMPTQNISLDDLPPLELSEEVVYNLKEPLDDQKETSKDKL; encoded by the exons GCTCACCAGCAGAGCAGAAAGGCGGAGCGTATGCTAGCAGCAGGAAGGTATGCTGAAGCAATTGAATGTCATGGGAAGGCTGCAG ATCATCTTGAGAAAGCGATGAAGCTAACAGAGTCTGAACAG GCCTTGTTATCACTGGAGCTGCAGAGAGACAGTCACATCAAACATCAGCGTCTAATCCGTGAAAGATGGAAGAAAGACGAAAAGCTCAGGGCTCAGATAAAGCCAGCAGTAGCAGTAAACAGGGAAACCGATCCCCAGTTACCACTGAAAGCATTCTCAGATGAATCAGATGGTCAGAAGACACTTCCCACATGTGCAGAAATGAGTAGCCTTAACCAGGAGggatatctgaaacaaattcGGAACTCCTATGATCGGGAACCGGATACCCTTCTCTTTCTGTTGGAGAAGAAGCACGTTCCTTCAAAGATCTTTGCAGTGAACAAAGCTCCTAAAGACGACAAGACAAGGATAGAGGAGCAAGAAATGAAAATTTCTGAACTGAAAAGACTTGTTGATCTACTTACAGCTGAGAATGAGAGACTAAAGAAGGAGAACAAGCTGCTAAAGGCAGAGAATGCGCGACTTAAGAAATCGCCATTGGAGAAGGAATTAGATTTGGATTCAGACTTTGTGAAATCAGAGTTGTGGTGCATCAGTCAACCGTCCGATAATGCTACCAATGCTGGAAAAGCGAAAGACATTCCAATACCCAACCTTCCTCCTTTGGAAATGCCAACTCAGAACATTTCATTGGACGATCTTCCCCCTTTAGAACTTTCTGAGGAGGTTGTGTATAATCTGAAAGAACCATTGGACGACCAAAAGGAAACCTCAAAGGACAAACTATAG
- the nrbf2b gene encoding nuclear receptor-binding factor 2b isoform X2, producing MLAAGRYAEAIECHGKAADHLEKAMKLTESEQALLSLELQRDSHIKHQRLIRERWKKDEKLRAQIKPAVAVNRETDPQLPLKAFSDESDGQKTLPTCAEMSSLNQEGYLKQIRNSYDREPDTLLFLLEKKHVPSKIFAVNKAPKDDKTRIEEQEMKISELKRLVDLLTAENERLKKENKLLKAENARLKKSPLEKELDLDSDFVKSELWCISQPSDNATNAGKAKDIPIPNLPPLEMPTQNISLDDLPPLELSEEVVYNLKEPLDDQKETSKDKL from the exons ATGCTAGCAGCAGGAAGGTATGCTGAAGCAATTGAATGTCATGGGAAGGCTGCAG ATCATCTTGAGAAAGCGATGAAGCTAACAGAGTCTGAACAG GCCTTGTTATCACTGGAGCTGCAGAGAGACAGTCACATCAAACATCAGCGTCTAATCCGTGAAAGATGGAAGAAAGACGAAAAGCTCAGGGCTCAGATAAAGCCAGCAGTAGCAGTAAACAGGGAAACCGATCCCCAGTTACCACTGAAAGCATTCTCAGATGAATCAGATGGTCAGAAGACACTTCCCACATGTGCAGAAATGAGTAGCCTTAACCAGGAGggatatctgaaacaaattcGGAACTCCTATGATCGGGAACCGGATACCCTTCTCTTTCTGTTGGAGAAGAAGCACGTTCCTTCAAAGATCTTTGCAGTGAACAAAGCTCCTAAAGACGACAAGACAAGGATAGAGGAGCAAGAAATGAAAATTTCTGAACTGAAAAGACTTGTTGATCTACTTACAGCTGAGAATGAGAGACTAAAGAAGGAGAACAAGCTGCTAAAGGCAGAGAATGCGCGACTTAAGAAATCGCCATTGGAGAAGGAATTAGATTTGGATTCAGACTTTGTGAAATCAGAGTTGTGGTGCATCAGTCAACCGTCCGATAATGCTACCAATGCTGGAAAAGCGAAAGACATTCCAATACCCAACCTTCCTCCTTTGGAAATGCCAACTCAGAACATTTCATTGGACGATCTTCCCCCTTTAGAACTTTCTGAGGAGGTTGTGTATAATCTGAAAGAACCATTGGACGACCAAAAGGAAACCTCAAAGGACAAACTATAG